From Apium graveolens cultivar Ventura chromosome 9, ASM990537v1, whole genome shotgun sequence, the proteins below share one genomic window:
- the LOC141685276 gene encoding uncharacterized protein LOC141685276, producing the protein MAPLELQELKELLYELLDRGFIRPSVSPWGAPVLFVNKKDGSMRLCIDYRELNKLEEVAFLGNIVSGRGIELDPAKVEAITNWPRPSNVMEHGKVISYASRKLKPYEVNYPTHNLELAAVVLALKIWRHYFYGETYDVFTDHKNLERLCVELYVRGSNGSIASLKVELNLVSMVKKAQKSDTGLEAIRSEEASGKEKHFRVDDEGVIWLGSKLCVTSDPMIREKILKEAHSSSFSIHPGSTKIETTLVHKLAEIFQRDIVRLHGVPVSIVSDSDTRFTSYFWKGFQQAWGTRRNFSTAYHP; encoded by the exons ATGGCACCACTTGAGTTGCAGGAATTGAAGGAGCTGCTGTATGAGTTGTTGGATAGGGGATTTATCAGGCcaagtgtgtctccatggggcgCTCCTGTGTTGTTTGTGAATAAAAAGGATGGTtccatgagattgtgcattgactatagggagttgaataag ttggaggaagtggcattctTGGGGAATATTGTGTCTGGTAGGGGCATTGAGTTGGATCCTGCGAAAGTCGAGGCTATTACTAATTGGCCCAGACCTAGCAATGTGATggag CATGGGAAAGTGATTTCTTACGCCTCTAGGAAACTTAAACCTTATGAGGTGAACTATCCTACCCATAACTTGGAGTTAGCTGCTGTGGTACttgctttgaagatctggagacacTATTTTTATGGAGAGACTTATGACGTCTTTACTGATCACAAAA atttggagcgcttgtgtgttgagttgtatgttagaggATCAAATGGTAGTATTGCAAGTTTGAAAGTGGAACTGAATCTTGTTTCAATGGTTAAGAAGGCTCAGAAGAGTGATACAGGTTTGGAAGCTATTAGATCCGAGGAGGCAAGTGGCAAGGAAAAACATTTTCGTGTTGATGATGAGGGTGTGATATGGTTGGGTAGTAAATTGTGTGTTACCTCAGACCCGATGATTCGTGAGAaaattttgaaggaggctcatagttcttcattcTCTATTCACCCAGGTTCCActaagat AGAGACTACTCTTGTTCATAAGTTGGCAGAGATTTTTCAGCGAGATATTGTTAGACTTCATGGTGTGCCTGTGTCGATAGTTTCTGACAGTGATACGAGATTTACATCATATTTTTGGAAGGGGTTCCAGCAAGCTTGGGGAACGAGGCGTAATTttagtacagcttatcatccgtAA